In Vibrio neptunius, the following are encoded in one genomic region:
- a CDS encoding GNAT family N-acetyltransferase, producing MQLELLKEGDVEKLLEFEIQNREWFEANIPPRETDFYSLEGVKEHIQVFLLEFAAKTLVPMLIVDESGAILGRVNVSNISQRRKIAHIGYRVGKSFTNRGVAKFAVSNIIRVVEKMGVEKLVAYASTENLASQKVLTANGFRPMKVVNNYAEMHGKPIDCIEYQLLIN from the coding sequence ATGCAGCTTGAGCTACTCAAAGAAGGTGATGTTGAGAAACTTCTTGAGTTCGAGATTCAAAACAGAGAATGGTTTGAAGCCAATATCCCTCCGCGTGAGACAGACTTCTATTCACTTGAAGGTGTAAAAGAACACATTCAGGTATTCCTACTGGAGTTTGCCGCGAAAACTTTGGTTCCAATGTTAATCGTTGATGAAAGCGGCGCGATTCTTGGCAGAGTTAATGTCTCTAACATTAGCCAGCGCAGGAAAATTGCCCATATTGGCTATCGAGTTGGGAAATCCTTCACCAACCGTGGTGTTGCGAAATTTGCCGTCTCAAACATTATTCGAGTTGTTGAAAAAATGGGCGTTGAAAAGTTGGTAGCTTACGCATCCACTGAAAACTTGGCGTCACAGAAGGTATTAACGGCTAACGGATTTCGGCCAATGAAAGTAGTAAACAATTACGCGGAAATGCACGGAAAGCCGATTGACTGTATTGAGTATCAGTTACTAATCAATTGA
- a CDS encoding DUF479 domain-containing protein translates to MNYLAHLHIAQHCESSMLGNLLGDFVKGNPEHRYSADIVQGIKLHRFVDTTTDSHALMLKAKEYFPGKSRRFSGIALDMFWDHCLASEWQQYHATSLRDFCLDAERKVLAEYPETLPERFMAVSGAMWKGRWLESYQEIENIEYALQRMSTRSPRMGELSHCFDTLEQRYQPLKEIFHTLYPEVLNAAKRF, encoded by the coding sequence ATGAATTACCTCGCCCACCTTCACATAGCACAACACTGCGAGTCGAGCATGTTGGGAAATTTGCTCGGGGACTTTGTAAAAGGTAACCCTGAACACCGCTATTCAGCCGATATCGTCCAAGGAATAAAGCTGCACCGGTTTGTCGACACTACAACCGACAGTCATGCACTGATGTTAAAAGCCAAAGAGTACTTTCCCGGAAAGAGTCGGCGTTTTTCTGGAATTGCATTGGATATGTTCTGGGATCACTGTCTGGCGTCTGAGTGGCAACAGTACCATGCCACTAGCTTGCGAGATTTTTGTCTTGATGCCGAACGTAAAGTCCTTGCTGAATACCCAGAAACACTTCCCGAGCGTTTTATGGCTGTCAGCGGGGCGATGTGGAAAGGTCGGTGGTTAGAATCCTATCAAGAAATTGAGAATATCGAATACGCGCTGCAAAGAATGTCTACTCGTTCGCCAAGAATGGGGGAGCTCTCGCATTGTTTCGATACGTTAGAACAGCGTTATCAACCATTGAAAGAAATATTCCATACCTTGTACCCAGAGGTACTAAACGCTGCGAAAAGATTCTGA
- a CDS encoding GFA family protein has protein sequence MIKQVGTTQIKEYHKATCHCGSVEIELHLPQGIDKPRRCDCSICRRKGAIVASVKLDGIRILKGQALLKLYQFNTGTAKHYFCSECGIYTHHQRRSDPTEYGYNVGCLEGVNPYDLGDVVTYDGVNHPADR, from the coding sequence ATGATCAAGCAAGTAGGTACAACACAAATCAAAGAATACCACAAAGCAACCTGCCACTGCGGAAGTGTTGAAATCGAGCTGCACCTTCCACAAGGGATCGATAAACCAAGACGCTGCGACTGTTCGATTTGCCGAAGAAAGGGGGCGATTGTCGCTTCCGTAAAACTAGACGGAATTCGTATACTTAAAGGCCAAGCGTTGCTTAAGCTTTACCAATTTAATACAGGAACGGCTAAGCACTACTTTTGCTCTGAATGCGGTATTTACACGCACCACCAACGACGCTCAGACCCAACGGAATATGGCTACAATGTAGGGTGTTTAGAAGGCGTTAATCCTTATGATTTGGGTGACGTTGTCACTTATGATGGTGTCAATCATCCAGCGGATCGTTGA
- the msrB gene encoding peptide-methionine (R)-S-oxide reductase MsrB yields the protein MKVKSKIVFAAIALTAVLASFFGTASSDVTRNSAYGDYQVATLAGGCFWCTESDLEKLHGVIDVVSGYSGGELENPTYQQVSSGKSGHIEVIEVKYDPEAVSYEQVLDQFFRHIDPTDNKGSFVDRGPQYRPAIFYHNDEQKQVAENFMAEIEALGVFKKPLKTELIQFTKFWPAENYHQDYYKRNKIRYNYYRYASGRDQYLDDIFGDDREKNPKTLRQLIDDHKAVSNVKPYSKPSDKQIKAKLTDLQYYVTQEEGTERAFSNEYWDNKQHGIYVDIVSGEPLFSSTDKYKSGTGWPSFTKPINEAYIVTKTDFHLVYPRTEVRSRFADSHLGHVFKDGPAPTGLRYCMNSAAMKFIPVEELEEQGYGEYMYLFDS from the coding sequence ATGAAAGTGAAGTCGAAGATAGTGTTTGCCGCTATTGCCCTAACCGCTGTGCTCGCGTCGTTTTTTGGCACAGCAAGTAGCGATGTTACAAGAAACTCGGCTTACGGCGACTATCAGGTCGCTACATTAGCGGGTGGCTGTTTCTGGTGTACAGAGTCGGACTTGGAAAAACTACATGGTGTGATTGATGTCGTTTCTGGTTATTCGGGTGGCGAGCTAGAAAACCCGACCTACCAGCAGGTCTCTTCTGGTAAGTCCGGTCACATTGAAGTGATCGAAGTAAAATATGACCCAGAAGCCGTGAGTTACGAACAAGTCCTCGACCAATTCTTCCGTCATATAGATCCAACAGACAACAAAGGCTCCTTTGTTGACCGTGGCCCTCAGTACCGCCCTGCGATTTTCTACCATAACGATGAACAAAAGCAGGTTGCAGAAAACTTTATGGCGGAAATCGAAGCACTTGGTGTTTTTAAAAAGCCGCTTAAAACCGAGCTGATTCAGTTCACCAAGTTCTGGCCAGCAGAGAACTATCATCAGGATTACTACAAACGTAATAAGATCCGTTACAACTATTATCGTTACGCATCAGGCCGCGATCAGTACCTAGATGACATCTTTGGTGATGATCGAGAAAAAAATCCTAAGACACTGCGCCAGCTGATTGATGATCACAAGGCTGTTTCAAACGTAAAACCTTACAGCAAGCCCTCTGATAAACAGATTAAAGCTAAGTTAACCGATCTCCAGTATTACGTTACTCAGGAAGAAGGAACCGAGCGAGCTTTCAGTAACGAGTATTGGGATAACAAACAACACGGTATTTACGTAGACATCGTGTCGGGTGAGCCTCTGTTTTCTTCTACTGATAAGTACAAGTCGGGGACAGGATGGCCGAGTTTTACCAAACCTATTAATGAGGCGTACATCGTCACTAAAACGGATTTCCATTTGGTCTACCCAAGAACAGAAGTGAGAAGTCGATTTGCTGACTCCCACTTGGGCCACGTTTTTAAAGATGGTCCCGCACCAACGGGCCTGCGCTATTGCATGAATTCAGCCGCCATGAAGTTCATTCCGGTCGAGGAGTTGGAAGAACAAGGTTACGGTGAGTACATGTATCTATTCGACAGTTAA
- a CDS encoding DEAD/DEAH box helicase, which produces MSSFQHLGLSQALASTVEKLGFDTPTPIQEQAIPHVLEGKDLLAGAQTGTGKTAAFGLPLLNKLLDQETSRDLQSNDVLALVVVPTRELAQQVFDSLTAYASATEIKIVTAYGGTSMNVQTQNLRQGCDVLIATPGRLLDHLYCKNINLRKTSYLVLDEADRMLDMGFMPDIQRILKKLNPERQTLFFSATFDKRIKAIAHKLMNEPVEVQVTPSNSTAETVKQMVYPVDKKRKAELLAYLIGSRNWQQVLVFTKTKQGSDALAKELKLDGIKAASINGDKSQGARQKALDDFKLGTIRALIATDVAARGLDINQLEQVVNFDMPYKAEDYVHRIGRTGRAGQEGLAVSLMSKDEEYLLEAIERLLDARLPQEWLQGFEPSIEAPTENERERGARRKSRSSEKRKMKAKLKIHANRGKKK; this is translated from the coding sequence ATGTCTTCATTTCAACATCTGGGCCTGTCTCAAGCACTTGCATCTACTGTAGAAAAATTAGGTTTTGACACGCCAACGCCTATTCAAGAGCAAGCCATTCCTCACGTACTTGAAGGAAAAGATTTGCTGGCGGGCGCTCAGACAGGAACAGGGAAAACCGCTGCCTTTGGCTTGCCACTACTCAACAAGCTACTTGATCAGGAAACGTCGCGAGATCTTCAATCAAATGATGTCTTAGCCTTGGTGGTTGTTCCTACCCGTGAGTTGGCGCAGCAAGTTTTCGACAGCTTAACGGCTTATGCGAGTGCGACTGAGATCAAAATTGTGACCGCTTACGGTGGCACCAGTATGAATGTTCAGACGCAAAATCTGAGGCAGGGTTGTGACGTATTGATCGCAACCCCTGGACGTTTATTGGATCATCTCTACTGCAAAAACATCAATCTTAGAAAAACCAGCTACTTGGTACTGGATGAAGCCGATCGCATGCTAGATATGGGATTCATGCCAGATATCCAACGTATATTGAAAAAGCTCAACCCTGAGCGTCAGACTTTGTTCTTCTCTGCGACATTTGATAAGCGCATCAAGGCCATTGCTCATAAATTGATGAACGAGCCAGTAGAGGTTCAGGTAACGCCGTCAAATAGTACGGCTGAGACAGTCAAACAGATGGTTTACCCCGTCGATAAAAAGCGTAAAGCTGAACTTCTTGCCTACTTAATTGGTTCACGGAACTGGCAGCAGGTATTGGTGTTTACCAAGACTAAGCAGGGCAGCGATGCGCTTGCGAAGGAGCTTAAACTTGATGGAATCAAAGCAGCGTCGATCAATGGGGATAAAAGCCAAGGTGCACGTCAGAAAGCATTAGACGATTTTAAATTGGGTACAATTAGGGCGTTGATTGCAACCGATGTAGCGGCGAGAGGGTTGGATATTAATCAGCTAGAACAGGTGGTTAACTTTGATATGCCATACAAAGCCGAAGACTACGTTCATCGAATTGGTCGTACTGGCCGAGCTGGTCAAGAAGGTCTGGCGGTATCGCTGATGAGTAAAGATGAAGAATACTTGCTCGAAGCGATAGAGAGGCTCCTGGATGCTCGTTTGCCACAAGAGTGGCTACAGGGCTTTGAACCGAGTATTGAAGCGCCAACTGAAAATGAACGCGAGCGCGGTGCAAGACGAAAAAGTCGCTCTTCGGAAAAACGAAAGATGAAAGCGAAGCTCAAGATTCATGCGAATAGAGGCAAGAAGAAGTAG
- the folE gene encoding GTP cyclohydrolase I FolE — MSGLSESAKLVKDALESRGLETPMLPNQISREEKKEKIQYHMREILSLLELDLTDDSLEETPHRIAKMYVDEIFSGLDYANFPKITVIENKMDVSEMVRVKGITLTSTCEHHLVTIDGRATVAYIPRGKIIGLSKINRIVRFFAQRPQVQERMTQQILVALQTLLESDDVAVTIDATHYCVKSRGVMDATSETTTTALGGIFKSNSATRHEFLHGIR; from the coding sequence ATGTCAGGTCTTAGCGAATCCGCGAAGTTGGTAAAAGATGCGCTAGAAAGCCGCGGTTTGGAGACGCCAATGTTACCGAACCAAATCAGTCGTGAGGAGAAAAAAGAAAAGATTCAGTATCACATGCGTGAAATTCTTTCTCTTCTTGAGCTCGATCTTACCGATGACAGTCTTGAAGAAACGCCGCATCGCATTGCAAAGATGTACGTTGACGAGATTTTCTCTGGCCTTGATTACGCCAACTTCCCAAAAATCACGGTGATTGAAAACAAGATGGACGTGAGTGAAATGGTGCGCGTAAAAGGCATCACACTGACAAGCACTTGTGAGCATCACCTAGTGACGATTGATGGCCGTGCGACTGTGGCGTATATTCCGCGCGGAAAAATCATTGGCTTGTCTAAGATTAACCGCATCGTTCGTTTCTTTGCGCAGCGCCCTCAAGTGCAAGAGCGCATGACTCAACAAATTCTAGTCGCACTACAAACTCTGCTAGAATCTGATGATGTTGCAGTCACCATTGATGCCACACACTACTGTGTGAAATCACGTGGTGTGATGGATGCAACAAGCGAAACCACCACCACCGCGTTAGGTGGTATTTTTAAGAGCAACTCGGCGACGCGCCACGAGTTCCTACACGGAATTCGTTAG
- a CDS encoding GFA family protein produces MEFPIKASCQCGQLSYQLKAAPIKVVACHCQECQKLSTSPYSVTAIVKTEDIEFQGKLNEWQRIADSGNKNIAKFCGQCGNRIYHYNPDDTATIKLKLKPVGRQYSAMFEPEIHLWLSEKQNWVQIPKHIQCFDKQP; encoded by the coding sequence ATGGAATTTCCGATCAAAGCGTCTTGCCAGTGTGGGCAACTCTCCTATCAACTTAAAGCAGCACCGATAAAAGTTGTTGCATGTCACTGCCAAGAGTGCCAGAAATTATCGACTAGCCCGTACAGCGTTACAGCTATTGTTAAGACTGAAGATATTGAATTTCAGGGAAAGTTGAATGAGTGGCAACGTATAGCGGACAGTGGCAACAAAAATATTGCCAAATTCTGTGGCCAATGCGGTAATCGTATTTATCACTATAACCCAGATGATACTGCTACTATCAAGTTGAAGTTGAAGCCAGTTGGTCGACAATATAGTGCTATGTTCGAGCCCGAGATACATCTGTGGTTAAGTGAAAAACAGAATTGGGTTCAAATTCCAAAACATATTCAGTGTTTTGACAAACAACCTTGA
- the dbpA gene encoding ATP-dependent RNA helicase DbpA — MTTSFKSLNLRSELIETLNSLNYTEMTPIQQQALPIVLEGKDVIGQGKTGSGKTAAFTLGLLSNLNVKRFRVQTLVLCPTRELADQVAKEVRTLARGIHNIKVLTLCGGMPMGPQIGSLEHGAHILVGTPGRILDHLSKGRINLAEMNTLVLDEADRMLEMGFEEAIDAIIDEAPQERQTLLFSATFPKNIESLASKVMRDPQMIKVESTHQTTTIEQRFYKLNTTEERDNALEALLLTHKPESSVVFCNTKKEVQKVTDELSHRGFSVVELHGDMEQREREQALTMFANKSVSILVATDVAARGLDVDNLDAVFNFELSRDPEVHVHRIGRTGRAGSKGVAFSFYSEKEEYRVARIDEYMDIEISPAVLPEKPVERPFYPKMQTIQILGGKKQKVRAGDILGALTKQAGLDGKKIGKINILPMVSYVAVEHEIVKPALKQLQNGKMKGRNFKARVMK, encoded by the coding sequence GTGACAACCTCATTTAAGAGCCTGAATCTTAGAAGTGAACTGATAGAGACACTGAACAGCCTTAACTACACGGAAATGACGCCAATACAGCAACAGGCATTGCCGATTGTTCTTGAAGGCAAAGACGTGATTGGCCAAGGCAAGACAGGCTCGGGCAAAACAGCGGCGTTTACTCTTGGATTACTGAGTAATTTGAACGTTAAACGCTTCCGTGTTCAGACCTTGGTACTTTGTCCAACTCGCGAGCTCGCCGATCAGGTAGCAAAAGAGGTTCGTACACTGGCACGTGGCATTCACAACATCAAAGTGCTCACATTGTGTGGCGGTATGCCGATGGGGCCTCAAATTGGCTCGCTAGAGCATGGCGCGCATATCTTGGTGGGTACGCCTGGGCGTATTTTGGATCACCTTTCTAAAGGTCGTATCAATCTCGCTGAGATGAACACTTTGGTTCTGGATGAAGCTGATCGAATGTTGGAAATGGGCTTTGAAGAGGCCATTGACGCCATCATTGATGAAGCGCCTCAAGAAAGACAAACTTTATTGTTTAGTGCGACGTTCCCGAAAAACATTGAGTCCTTAGCGTCGAAAGTGATGCGTGATCCGCAAATGATCAAAGTGGAGTCAACGCATCAGACAACGACCATCGAACAGCGATTCTACAAGTTAAACACAACAGAAGAGCGTGATAATGCTCTGGAAGCGTTATTACTGACACACAAACCTGAGTCGTCCGTTGTGTTCTGTAACACCAAGAAAGAAGTCCAGAAGGTGACTGATGAGCTAAGCCACCGTGGGTTTAGCGTTGTCGAGCTTCATGGTGATATGGAGCAGCGTGAACGCGAACAGGCATTGACCATGTTTGCTAACAAAAGTGTCTCAATTCTTGTAGCGACGGACGTAGCAGCGCGTGGCCTTGATGTTGATAACCTTGATGCTGTGTTCAATTTTGAATTGTCACGCGACCCTGAAGTGCATGTCCATCGAATTGGCCGCACTGGTCGAGCAGGTTCTAAAGGTGTTGCGTTTAGCTTCTACAGTGAGAAAGAAGAATATCGTGTCGCACGTATAGATGAATACATGGATATCGAGATCTCTCCAGCTGTACTACCAGAAAAACCAGTTGAGAGACCTTTCTACCCTAAAATGCAGACGATTCAGATCCTGGGCGGTAAGAAGCAGAAAGTTCGTGCTGGAGATATATTAGGTGCTCTGACGAAACAGGCTGGACTGGATGGGAAGAAAATCGGCAAGATCAACATTCTTCCAATGGTTTCTTATGTAGCCGTTGAACACGAGATTGTAAAACCCGCATTGAAGCAGCTTCAAAATGGTAAAATGAAAGGGCGTAACTTTAAAGCTCGTGTGATGAAGTAA
- a CDS encoding aromatic amino acid transporter yields the protein MTKSKVLGSTLIIAGTTIGAGMLALPLASAGIGFTTSLIIMVALWALMAYTALLMVELHQHADASATLHTLAKQFLGQKGKWVASFSMLFLFYSLCAAYIAGGGAQFGERISQFTGVEISGMTSTVIFTIVVAAVVTIGTATVDKVNRILFTIKLIAMAMVLTFLAPNVTESYLLSMPVEQGLVVAAIPVIFTSFGFHGSIPAIVNYLDGNTPSLRKAIIVGSSIPLIIYVFWQIVTLGVVSQDTLVDNQGLSGLISTLSTKVHQSGLGQTIGVFADLALLTSFLGVSLGLFEFLGDSFNKKKTASSRIVVGAITFVPPMGFALFYPQGFIMALGYAAIALAVLAIFLPIMMVKRARIAEETQGGYQVFGGTAGLMISGTVGFVIIAAQLLITMGVLPSLG from the coding sequence ATGACTAAATCAAAGGTTCTGGGTAGTACTTTGATCATCGCCGGCACGACTATCGGTGCAGGTATGCTCGCTCTACCTCTTGCTTCTGCCGGAATTGGCTTCACTACTTCACTCATCATCATGGTCGCGCTTTGGGCACTAATGGCTTATACCGCTCTACTGATGGTTGAACTCCACCAACACGCAGACGCGAGTGCAACATTGCATACTCTTGCCAAGCAGTTTCTGGGGCAAAAAGGCAAATGGGTCGCCAGCTTTTCTATGCTGTTTTTGTTCTACTCACTTTGTGCAGCATACATAGCAGGCGGTGGTGCACAGTTTGGTGAGCGCATTTCGCAATTTACTGGTGTCGAAATCTCGGGAATGACCTCAACCGTCATCTTTACGATAGTAGTCGCCGCTGTGGTGACCATCGGCACTGCTACGGTCGACAAAGTGAATCGCATACTGTTCACTATCAAACTGATCGCGATGGCGATGGTTTTGACGTTTCTTGCACCGAATGTGACTGAGTCGTACCTGCTGAGCATGCCTGTCGAGCAAGGTCTTGTCGTCGCCGCTATTCCGGTCATCTTTACGTCTTTCGGATTCCACGGCAGTATCCCTGCTATCGTGAACTACCTAGATGGCAATACCCCTTCGCTGCGCAAAGCCATTATTGTTGGCTCTTCTATTCCTTTGATCATTTACGTTTTCTGGCAAATTGTAACCCTTGGTGTGGTCAGCCAAGATACGTTGGTCGATAACCAAGGTCTAAGCGGGCTGATTTCAACGCTGTCGACCAAAGTTCACCAGTCAGGCCTTGGTCAGACAATCGGTGTTTTTGCTGACTTAGCACTGCTGACTTCTTTCTTAGGCGTGAGTTTGGGTCTGTTTGAATTCCTAGGCGATAGCTTCAACAAGAAGAAAACCGCTTCTAGCCGCATCGTCGTTGGTGCTATTACCTTTGTCCCGCCAATGGGCTTCGCCCTGTTCTACCCACAAGGCTTTATTATGGCTCTTGGATACGCAGCGATTGCGCTAGCAGTTTTAGCCATCTTCCTTCCTATTATGATGGTCAAGAGAGCTCGTATAGCAGAGGAAACTCAAGGTGGCTACCAAGTGTTTGGTGGTACAGCAGGTTTGATGATCAGCGGTACCGTTGGCTTTGTCATCATCGCAGCCCAGCTGCTCATCACTATGGGTGTTTTGCCTTCACTAGGCTAA